From the Hymenobacter yonginensis genome, one window contains:
- a CDS encoding glutamine synthetase III family protein, producing MAILRFKALELVDQRQPLTVESSGERRSDSFGKNVFNLDAMRATMPGEYFKKLQSAIKLGSPVERSVADAVASAMKTWAMAKGATHYTHWFQPLTGATAEKHDSFFDLNSDGRPIENFKGSALVQQEPDASSFPNGGIRNTFEARGYTAWDPTSPAFIIETAGAKTLCIPTIFVAYTGEALDYKAPLLKSLARLEKAAVDVCQYFDKDVNRVHTTLGIEQEYFLVDRALYNARPDLVMTGRTLFGHSPAKGQQLEDHYFGSIPARVHAYMLEYEEEANKLGIPLRTRHNEVAPHQFECAPTFEDANLAVDHNQLLMDIMERVADKHNFKVLLHEKPFAGVNGSGKHNNWAMSTDTGVNLLAPGRRPKENLQFLAFFITTIKAVHRYADLLRASIASASNDHRLGANEAPPAIMSVFVGSMLDSVLDELERTAKVPLDKGDNIYLKLGIDKIPAILLDNTDRNRTSPFAFTGNKFEFRAVGSSANCSSAMTTLNAIVAEQLIDFKTSVDALIEQGKKKEVAIVEVLREYVISSKSIRFEGNGYSDEWKDEAAKRGLSNVPTTPQALDAMVEKEASDLFERHNIFSSVELHARHEILLEDYIKKIQIESRVMGDLAVNHIIPTAVAYQTKLISNVRGLRELGLDDENSQVTVDTIKAISRHIFTIKTQVEEMVNGRKVANKIDDTRERAIAYCDTVKAHFDTIRRSVDKLELMVADEDWPLVKYRELLFRH from the coding sequence CTTCGGCCATGAAAACCTGGGCCATGGCCAAGGGTGCCACCCACTACACCCACTGGTTCCAGCCCCTGACCGGCGCCACCGCCGAGAAGCACGACTCCTTCTTCGACCTCAACTCCGACGGCCGGCCGATTGAGAACTTCAAGGGCTCGGCGCTGGTGCAGCAGGAGCCCGATGCTTCGTCGTTCCCGAACGGCGGCATCCGCAACACCTTCGAGGCCCGTGGCTACACCGCCTGGGACCCGACTTCGCCCGCTTTCATCATTGAAACCGCCGGCGCCAAAACCCTGTGCATCCCCACTATCTTCGTCGCCTACACCGGCGAGGCGCTTGACTACAAAGCCCCGCTGCTGAAGTCGCTGGCCCGCCTGGAAAAGGCTGCCGTGGATGTGTGCCAGTACTTCGATAAGGACGTAAACCGCGTGCACACCACGCTGGGCATCGAGCAAGAGTACTTCCTCGTCGACCGCGCCCTCTACAACGCCCGCCCCGACCTGGTGATGACCGGCCGCACCCTGTTCGGCCACTCGCCGGCTAAAGGCCAGCAGCTGGAAGACCACTACTTCGGCTCGATTCCGGCCCGCGTGCACGCCTACATGCTGGAGTACGAAGAGGAAGCCAACAAGCTGGGCATTCCGCTGCGCACCCGCCACAACGAAGTAGCCCCGCACCAGTTCGAGTGCGCGCCGACTTTCGAAGACGCCAACCTAGCCGTCGACCACAACCAGCTGCTCATGGACATCATGGAGCGCGTGGCCGACAAGCACAACTTCAAGGTGCTGCTGCACGAGAAGCCTTTCGCGGGCGTCAACGGCTCGGGCAAGCACAACAACTGGGCGATGAGCACCGATACCGGCGTCAACCTGCTGGCTCCCGGCCGTCGTCCGAAAGAGAACCTGCAGTTCCTGGCGTTCTTCATTACCACCATTAAAGCGGTGCACCGCTACGCCGACCTGCTGCGCGCCAGCATCGCCTCGGCCAGCAACGACCACCGTCTCGGTGCCAACGAAGCCCCGCCGGCCATCATGTCGGTATTCGTGGGTTCGATGCTGGACTCGGTGCTGGACGAGCTGGAGCGCACCGCCAAAGTGCCCCTCGACAAAGGCGACAACATCTACCTCAAGCTCGGCATCGACAAGATTCCGGCCATCCTGCTCGACAACACCGACCGCAACCGCACCTCGCCGTTCGCCTTCACCGGCAACAAGTTCGAGTTCCGCGCCGTGGGCTCCTCAGCAAACTGCTCGTCGGCCATGACTACGCTCAACGCCATTGTGGCCGAGCAGCTCATCGACTTCAAAACGTCGGTGGATGCGCTGATTGAGCAGGGCAAGAAGAAGGAAGTGGCCATCGTGGAAGTGCTCCGTGAGTACGTTATCAGCTCGAAAAGCATCCGCTTCGAAGGCAACGGCTACTCCGACGAGTGGAAAGACGAAGCCGCCAAGCGTGGCCTGTCGAACGTGCCTACCACGCCCCAGGCCCTCGACGCCATGGTGGAGAAGGAAGCCTCGGACCTGTTCGAGCGCCACAACATCTTCTCCTCGGTAGAGCTGCACGCCCGTCACGAGATTCTGCTGGAAGACTACATCAAAAAAATTCAGATCGAAAGCCGCGTGATGGGCGACCTCGCCGTCAACCATATCATCCCCACGGCCGTAGCATACCAGACCAAGCTGATCAGCAACGTCCGCGGCCTGCGTGAGCTGGGCCTCGACGATGAGAACTCGCAGGTTACGGTAGACACCATTAAAGCTATTTCGCGCCACATCTTCACCATCAAAACCCAGGTGGAAGAGATGGTAAACGGCCGCAAAGTGGCTAACAAGATTGACGACACCCGCGAACGGGCTATTGCCTACTGCGACACCGTCAAAGCACATTTCGACACCATCCGCCGCTCCGTCGACAAGCTGGAGCTGATGGTGGCCGATGAGGACTGGCCGCTGGTGAAGTACCGCGAACTTTTGTTCCGGCACTAA